One genomic window of Thermococcus indicus includes the following:
- a CDS encoding phosphate signaling complex PhoU family protein, with protein MRKLLDIGMKQIRKLLNEMGENAVTALENAKASFGGETDGTEDIASKMHIIRGEVLDIATELLVRYSPMASDLRFIQSAVDVSYDLYRISRYAMEIERTVKILRPRRMPELSERGFEITVRAVRTALGAFENLNEVDAGRLLELDDAIDELYLRSLEELEEPDKEKALNALVLRHLERICDHATEIGAKVIYVKDGRRI; from the coding sequence ATGAGGAAGCTCCTCGATATTGGCATGAAACAGATAAGAAAGCTCCTGAACGAAATGGGAGAAAACGCCGTAACTGCTCTCGAAAACGCGAAGGCATCTTTTGGAGGGGAAACCGATGGGACCGAGGATATAGCAAGTAAAATGCACATTATCAGGGGAGAGGTTCTCGACATAGCCACAGAGCTCTTAGTTAGGTATTCTCCGATGGCAAGCGACCTGCGCTTTATCCAGAGCGCGGTTGATGTTTCCTATGATCTGTACCGCATATCCAGGTACGCAATGGAGATAGAGCGGACGGTTAAAATACTACGGCCCAGGAGGATGCCCGAACTCTCCGAGAGGGGCTTTGAGATAACGGTAAGGGCCGTGAGAACGGCATTGGGAGCATTTGAAAACCTCAACGAGGTCGATGCCGGCAGATTGCTTGAGCTGGACGATGCCATAGATGAACTCTATCTCAGATCCCTCGAAGAACTTGAAGAGCCGGACAAAGAGAAGGCCCTGAACGCTCTTGTGCTCAGACACCTCGAAAGGATATGTGACCACGCGACCGAGATAGGAGCGAAGGTGATCTACGTCAAGGACGGCAGGAGAATTTAA
- a CDS encoding DNA-directed RNA polymerase subunit P produces MVMAVYRCAKCGKEVELDLENTREVRCPYCGSKILYKPRPRVARRVKAI; encoded by the coding sequence ATGGTGATGGCCGTTTACCGCTGCGCAAAGTGTGGAAAGGAGGTCGAGCTCGACCTCGAAAACACCAGGGAAGTCCGCTGCCCCTACTGCGGCAGCAAGATACTCTACAAGCCTAGGCCCAGGGTGGCCAGGCGCGTAAAGGCGATCTGA
- a CDS encoding ribosomal biogenesis protein: protein MMLITTSHRPTRRTRSFGHDLEKVFPNSLYLTRGKKTIQDLLMEAYDRNYERLLIVNVWKGNPLKMTFIKVDPEDWGYLGYLYLHGIKLQREIGFRDIRPIREEMPLVVTTAKRVGLDHVAFAQVFAELTGGKFVPRKERSLLGIADRYNTDVLSVIERHPRGMAVNFYRLDVSREKAVGPLISVKIWIMEDGRRWDYKEAILKRGPSKE, encoded by the coding sequence ATGATGCTGATAACGACTTCCCACAGACCCACGAGGAGGACGAGGAGCTTCGGGCACGACTTAGAGAAGGTGTTCCCCAACTCCCTCTACCTGACTAGGGGAAAGAAGACGATACAGGACTTACTCATGGAGGCCTACGACAGGAACTACGAGAGGCTCCTGATAGTCAACGTCTGGAAGGGGAACCCGCTCAAGATGACCTTTATCAAGGTCGACCCCGAGGATTGGGGTTATCTCGGTTACCTGTATCTCCACGGCATAAAGCTCCAGCGTGAGATTGGTTTTAGGGACATACGGCCCATACGTGAAGAGATGCCACTTGTTGTGACCACAGCAAAGCGCGTCGGTCTTGACCACGTTGCATTCGCCCAGGTTTTCGCCGAGCTGACCGGCGGAAAGTTCGTTCCGAGGAAGGAGCGCTCGCTCCTCGGAATAGCAGACAGGTACAACACCGACGTTCTGAGCGTCATAGAGAGGCATCCGCGCGGAATGGCGGTGAACTTCTACCGCCTTGACGTTAGTAGGGAGAAGGCCGTCGGCCCGCTCATAAGCGTCAAGATTTGGATAATGGAGGACGGGCGGAGATGGGACTACAAGGAAGCGATTCTGAAGCGTGGCCCATCGAAGGAGTGA
- a CDS encoding 50S ribosomal protein L37ae yields the protein MGRTTKVGSAGRYGPRYGLKIRRRVAAVEAKMKQKHVCPVCGRKAVRRISTGIWQCQKCGATFAGGAYLPTTPAGKVAKRVTASKA from the coding sequence ATGGGAAGGACTACTAAGGTTGGTTCAGCCGGAAGATACGGTCCAAGGTACGGTCTCAAGATTAGAAGAAGGGTCGCGGCCGTTGAGGCCAAGATGAAGCAGAAGCACGTCTGCCCGGTCTGCGGAAGGAAGGCCGTCAGGAGGATTAGCACCGGCATATGGCAGTGCCAGAAGTGCGGAGCAACTTTTGCCGGCGGTGCCTACCTGCCGACCACTCCGGCCGGAAAGGTCGCCAAGCGTGTCACGGCCTCCAAGGCCTGA
- the pcc1 gene encoding KEOPS complex subunit Pcc1: protein MGLQGSDSEAWPIEGVIELTFPDEETAKVVYESVLYEHESVPYRRSKIEFLREENRVIIRFLARDNSALRGTLNSYLRWIKVAMDSIEV, encoded by the coding sequence ATGGGACTACAAGGAAGCGATTCTGAAGCGTGGCCCATCGAAGGAGTGATCGAGCTGACTTTTCCCGACGAGGAGACGGCCAAAGTAGTCTACGAGAGCGTTCTCTACGAGCACGAGAGCGTGCCCTACAGAAGGAGCAAAATAGAGTTCCTCCGCGAGGAGAACAGGGTGATAATCCGCTTTCTCGCCCGGGACAACTCCGCTCTGCGCGGAACGCTGAACTCTTATCTGAGATGGATCAAGGTCGCTATGGATTCCATAGAGGTTTAA
- a CDS encoding PhoU domain-containing protein: MKLRNFARLKALSEELGTTVIEALRTLQVEARRNEYGEVEEYLWKAISIKADLQDALVESLIRYQPMARELRFVRALLDVSYDLYRISRHASRIETVLEIRGTESARETAVEALTIVLPWIETAVKALDGKFSIPAEELPFFNAEFEEFWNRNIKTEEPAVMAVMIHSEGIFNHTKHMLASAVYYVEGPKGLEKMPILLIS; this comes from the coding sequence ACTTGGCACCACGGTCATCGAGGCCCTCAGGACACTCCAAGTGGAGGCGCGAAGGAACGAATATGGAGAGGTTGAGGAGTATCTCTGGAAGGCGATATCAATAAAAGCGGATCTCCAGGACGCGCTTGTTGAGTCCCTGATACGGTATCAACCAATGGCAAGGGAGCTCCGGTTCGTTCGGGCCCTCCTCGATGTTTCCTATGATCTGTACCGTATCTCAAGGCACGCGTCGAGGATAGAAACCGTACTTGAAATCCGAGGTACAGAATCCGCAAGGGAAACGGCAGTTGAGGCCCTGACGATAGTTCTTCCCTGGATTGAAACGGCTGTGAAGGCGCTGGACGGTAAATTCAGCATTCCAGCTGAGGAGTTGCCCTTCTTCAACGCAGAATTCGAGGAGTTCTGGAACAGAAACATCAAAACGGAGGAACCAGCTGTTATGGCTGTTATGATACACTCTGAGGGTATTTTCAACCACACAAAGCACATGCTTGCCTCCGCGGTTTATTACGTTGAAGGTCCAAAAGGGCTTGAAAAAATGCCCATACTCCTGATTTCGTGA